ATGGCAATGTGATGTCCTGCAGTTTGAAGAGTAGATATAACCCTTGATTTCTGCTGAGGTGTCAAGGATGCATTAACAAATTCATGTTCTATTCCAACTGTCTTCGCAATAGTTGCAACTGCCTCTTCCCTGTCTCCTGAAATAAGGATTGTTTTGATACCTTTCCGCTGAAGCCTTACATAAACAAGGCAACAAAACAACCACAAATGATAAAAGTTAAGAAAGTAAGAGTAGCACAAGGAACATTTTCATCAgcattttttatagaaaaaacaGAGCAGGAAGTGAAACATCTAAGTAGCTATTCTAGCAGGAAACATAAAGAATAGAGATGCATCTCtagtcatcaatggaaaataTTAGCTGGGTATTGCCCACTTATCAAGACTTATTATGCATGCCAAGCCAGTTAAATGGAAGAACTTGCCCACATGATTACAAAAAGGAAATATTACCTGCTCACGGTAGACTCGGCATCAAACCGCAGACTGTCAGACATTCCTATAGCACCTATTACGCCTTCTCCTTCACGTCCAACATAGATAGCTGTTTTTGAATagtttgatggtgatgatgactGACGCATTACAGCATGTTCTAAAGCCATCAAATCAGATGGACTTGCTTTTATCTGGAAGCGTTCATTAACCCATTCTAATTTACCGACAGCAACCAAACGTCCATTTACTTCAGCTAAGGTTCCAAAACCTGGTTCAACTAGTTGTCCTCTAGTTTCTGGGAGTACCAAATTCAACAACTCTGCCTTCTTTACAATAGCCTGAGCAATCGGATGTATTGCTGTTCTCTCCACTGCTGCAGCAATTTGAAGAATTTCTGATTCATCATAAGTAAAGGAAGAAACTGATGAGACAGTTGGTTTTCCTTCAGTGAGAGTCCCAGTCTGCACATTGGTAAATAGGGTAATGTTTGAGTGAAATTCTAACATAGCAAATTATATACACATACAAACTCagagagagggagagagggGGGGAGGGGAGAGAGAGTGCATTATTTTCAAGGGTAGAAGTACTTTGTCAAAAGCAATACGGTCTACATTGGCCAAGCGTTCCAGAACATCCCCACCTCTTATAAGCAGTCCTTGTCTTGCTCCTGATGATTTTCATTGCAGCAACATACAATTTAACAGAGTTGGTTgttatttgaaaaatacaaagaaCCGGTAAAGTTAAATAGCCAGTATGCTATTCTTCAAATTCAAGTGTATCCAATGTGCATACACCTTATACCAGTGAACAATATTACAACGGTCTCAATGTCATAATGGGTAAAATGTTCCAAAACAAACAGAAATTCCAAAAAAGCATATTTGACAATTCCCCAAAATCATgattttcaaattgaattccTTCGTCTTCAATGTACCATTGAAGAATGAGCCAGCCAAAGCTCTCCATATATTTAGTCACCTATAGTAAATATAAGCTCTCAATATATTCACTCATGCTTTAAAGAGAACTAAAGTATGAAATCTTCCAATTGCACATACTGTCTTCTAACTGGTGAATAGACGTATGTTAAGATTCACTAAATTAGTCCCATAcagaaaatgaatcaaaatcaagatttaTTGACATGCTAGATAATTACCAAGAGAGGTGCCAACAAGGATTGCTGTTGGTGTGGCAAGACCCAGAGCACAAGGGCAGGAAACTACCTGAAAAGCAAAAACCAGCAGTACAAACTTGTAGTGCAAATAAATCTTGTTTTGCtcgattaaaataaaacatatcatATTAAGTGACAATTCTCTAAGAAAATTGTGACATCTATGCAAGCAACCATCTTCAAATGCTACCAAGTTAAGCaattcttataaaatatatatatatatatatattttttttaaaatttgcatattcaattatattgtACCTTGCCAGCAATTAGCTGCCGTCATTCCTACAAGAAAAACCCCCCAAAATTTATTTGCAACTTTTAACAGGAACATGCAGAATGGAAACACTTTTTAACTTGTTTCCTtcttttgaagattaaaaaaaagtttcttttACCATATTGAGAttattgtaataataaataactttcTTGCCAATCAAATGGATAAAAAATGCAAACAGTCAGGCAACTAATATATAGGCAATGTGGAGAAACACAGGTAGACAAAAGAAAACTCACTAAGACATCCACTGCAAGTTTCAAACTCAAAAGCAATGGATCTCCATCAGGGCCAGCAATATCATTGAGCAAAACATCTGGAAATATGTGCGACCCAGCATAATACCTGGACATAGAAAGCAACAAGGAGAAAGACGCAAGATTAGCTAGTACACAATCAACAGCATGCTAGGAGGAAATAACACATCTACAAGCAACTAAAACTAAAGGCCACAGGACCAGCATAATCTGGTTTGAGTACCATGgcaaaagggaaaataaagaaatcagtCAGTTAATGCAGGAATGGTACTTCAACAATGGAACAAAGTAGGGGGAAAAAAAACTTGTCCGGCATTTACTTAAATTAATGATCCAGTTGTTACAAGTGTTTGCAGCAGTAGAAGTATGCTGGGtcttggggggggggggggggaatgaTCGGGAGATTACAACAAGAAATGAAGTGCAAATAAACTTGTCATACTTTCTTCATAGATAGGTCAACTAATCGAATTGCAAATTGAATGCAAATTACCCAATTTTGTTTTGTGAAAGTATCTACAAgttacataaatatattgattaagGAAATTAGAATCTCgtcttttccatctattttaaGCATCTCATTGAAATCACTCAGTCTGAAGTTAATACATTTGAAGAAACAAACCCCATACCAGAAAGCAAACGTTGCAGCTGACAGAGTCATTATGCTGTATACAAATGGCCCGGCTATCGCATCTGCAAGCCTCTGTACAGGTGCTTCTTGTCCTTGAGCATCTTCAACCTGAAAATTGGTTGCAGATATCCTACTCAGGCTAAATGGAAGCAACGGTTTGTTTTTTTATACTAGTAATTACACAGAAATGGGAGAATAATGCCCTGTGCAGCAGACACAGTCACTCATATCAAGCATCAGATGTGAGGACATGACTGTATGATTAATCCAATAAAAAAAGTTCACTAGGGCACTAACCATGCGTACGATCTTAGCAATAGTTGAGTTGGAGCCTGTGGAAGTTGCTCCTATTCTTAAAGGGCCATCCTGAAATAGAACATTCATAAACATAAATGATGATTGCGTGGGTAGTGGGTTCAATCTAAAATTCTTGagaataatttagaaaaaatgcAACTAATAATAACATTCAGTCTTTCTCTAACGCTCCTCATTCAGATCTAATCATCCCAAGCAACCCAGCTAATAcgtatttttttttccttttggcaATCAGCTAATatgcattttaaattttaatacaaaaggTTATTCCCATATCTCTGAAATAAGCAATGGTCAAGTATTTCTCTCCCTAAAGTATTGCTATTGGCATAAGTCATAGCATTTCTAAATTATATTCCTCAACACATCTTACCCAATTTATAGTTCCAGCAGAGACCGTAAGACCCTTTTCCTTGAATACTGGAAGTGATTCTCCCGTCAGCATGGATTCATCAACCACACTTCTTCCTGTAAGAACTTTCCCCTATGTAGGGAATTCTAATTTCAGAAAAAGTCCATTTATATGTGGTAAATTTAATCAGACAGTGATTAAAAAGGTTCATCTTAGTTTCATATAATTATCAATATGTTGTTTGCTCTAACTAAAAATACATACGGTTCGTCTGTTTATGACCAAGTTTAGGAATCAGACTGTGATGCACTAAATCCTGATCATATAACATATTCATGACTTACATCTACAGGAATTGTTTCTCCAGGCAAAACTAATACCGAATCTCCAACTCGAATATCATCTGAGGGGACCTCAATGCAAATAGCATCAGAGCTAAGTACAGAATCAGCAGAGGAATCAGTGTCTGATGAAGTAATTACAAGTCTTGACCGAGTGGATATCAATGACTGCAAAACAATTATCTCACATGTCAAATCAACCAAATGGCATGAAGATGAGTGAATATGATAGAAGCACGTTATGTAACTAAATCTTAGTTTTAAGGATCTGTAAGCCAAGATTCATAGCATCAAACATGAAAACAAGTGTAATAACAAAACAAGGAAGTATCAGATTTAAGACTCACTAAAAGTTCATTCATGTCGCTGGATGCCCTAATCCTTGCTTTTTCTTCCAACGAACGTCCCAGGAGCACAAAACCAAGAAGCATGACCTGCATGTCAAAATACAGGAGTGCTTCATGAGAACTTATTATCAACCAGACCAAAACTTTCATACTTCCACCTAAGTAGCTTCTGCATATTAAAAATAGTGAATCAACAGATGTGAGAAAAAGGAAACTTATCTCGAAGCATTTGGCAGATACAGCAGAACCAtgatatcaaaaataaatattgcagaGTAAAAGTAAGGGAAATCACCGGCTCATCAAAGAATGAAGCATCCCATTCAAGCCCAGGGTTAAGAAGTGAGACCTACAAGGCAAGGCAAATATAAGGACCAACAGAACTTAGCAGATTGATTCCATGATGCTATATTAAGAAAACTGAATCTCAGCTTTCAAACCACAAGGAAAGAAacaatgaaagaaagaaagaaaattctcaCTGCACTAATGATAAATGCAGCAATTGATCCAAAACCCACAAGAGAATTCATATTGGGAGATCCTTTCTTGAATGCCAATAATCCATCAACTAGCAAATCTGAAAAACATTTTTTGAGAACTTTGATCAAAGTCAATCTTTACTCCCCGGTCACTACAGCATTAAGACACTTTACAAAGAGTTTTGCTAGTAACTGCCTTAAGACCAAGGAATATCTTCCTTAAATATGGGTTTTGTTTGGAAGATTAGCTatcaaaatagtttaaattgtgTGATAAAACACATATGAatataactaatattattaCACCCAcgattttatattaaaaaatcatttataaaatatatcaataaattattaTCAGTGGCGTGACAAGGGtcttttatatgaatttgtagGTCTTGTGGTCAATttgcaaataattttatttgaattttatataaaagtatgaaaagatgaaaatacttttaaagTAATACTAATTACCCTTTGAAGTAAAGGTATTTTAGTAACTCACAGcctgacaccaactcaatcagccactttatatatactatagatagatattatgattatttttcaaattcatgaATTTGTGGAGGTCTTTTTCACGGTGAATTTGAAATTCCTAAAGGCATTTGTGAATTTGACATGCAAGtttttatacatttcaaatacatatcatattaaatattaactaatttatataGTATGCAATTCATTCTGACAACTAATACAACAAACCaaatataaatccaaaattttctaattcatATATCCAAACATAGAATTTCTTACATGCCGCCTAAATGTTAATGCATGTGAAAATAAGGGATAAAACAACAAACCTCTTCCTGGACCCAACAAAGCCGTTAAAGCCAATCCTCCTTTGACATAAGAATTATGAAGGACCTCCAGAAACGATCCTgaatcaaacataattaaacCATAGGCGTCAttatcacatatcaaatttaaataagaaattgaattgcattaaattaaattaccatGGCCGAAATGAATCCCTAGGGAGTGCAAAATATGTGAAGCATGAGCTCCACAACAAAGCGCCACCAAAGTCCAAGCAAAAGCCACTCGATTCCTACTCTTCACCAACAAttcctctttcttcttcaacattTCCTTCCACTTCCTCATGTTCTCCGCGATTCCAATCCCCGAAACCCTCCTCTTAGCCATGAACCCGCACTCGCTCACCCTCTGAGCTATACTCTCCGCAACACTCTCCACGGTTTCCCTCTCCATCACCTCCCGCTTCAACTTGATCGCCGCCGTCTCGGTCAACAAGTTGACTACTACTGATTCGACTCGCTCGTCGGAAGAGATAACCGATTTGACTCGGGACACGCATCCGCCGCACATCATCCCGTTGACATCGAGGAGAACCGACGGATCTTTAAGCTTCTGTCCTACCGGCTGTATAGACGATTCCTCCGACTCTAATCTAGTCTCCAGTGAACTGAACAAGACGAATCCAGGAGTTGACCGAGGCCGACAATGGAAACGACCGCGAGGGCATCGTTTTAGCAAGCCAAAGCGGTCAGCTTTGAGTTTCGCGCCATTACTGAAAGAGAGCTTTGGCCGATTTAATACAGAGAGTCTTAACAGATCCCCCGCCATTGCCATTGTTTGTTAGCAtaaggatttaaaaaaaaaaaaaaaagatgaccAAAGAAATGCACTAAGAAAGATTTGAAGACAATGATGTTGATCCTTGTTGAAAGTTGAAACGCAGAGGACCGTAGCTGAATTTCCTTTTAGAACATTATCCAATTATAATCCGCCATGTAATCTTGAAACTGTATCCGCACGTTTTTTTGTATGCTATTATTGAACTTAACTTCACCTAACCTTGTGGTCGAAATTCGACAACAGCAATTGAGATATTCAATTTACTTAAAATtccaaaacgctgcgttttAATCCATTACACTTGGGGCTAGGTTACCATTGTTAAAAAATGTTGTTCACtgttattaaaaatatatatatttt
This genomic stretch from Gossypium raimondii isolate GPD5lz chromosome 6, ASM2569854v1, whole genome shotgun sequence harbors:
- the LOC105773318 gene encoding copper-transporting ATPase PAA2, chloroplastic isoform X1, with product MAMAGDLLRLSVLNRPKLSFSNGAKLKADRFGLLKRCPRGRFHCRPRSTPGFVLFSSLETRLESEESSIQPVGQKLKDPSVLLDVNGMMCGGCVSRVKSVISSDERVESVVVNLLTETAAIKLKREVMERETVESVAESIAQRVSECGFMAKRRVSGIGIAENMRKWKEMLKKKEELLVKSRNRVAFAWTLVALCCGAHASHILHSLGIHFGHGSFLEVLHNSYVKGGLALTALLGPGRDLLVDGLLAFKKGSPNMNSLVGFGSIAAFIISAVSLLNPGLEWDASFFDEPVMLLGFVLLGRSLEEKARIRASSDMNELLSLISTRSRLVITSSDTDSSADSVLSSDAICIEVPSDDIRVGDSVLVLPGETIPVDGKVLTGRSVVDESMLTGESLPVFKEKGLTVSAGTINWDGPLRIGATSTGSNSTIAKIVRMVEDAQGQEAPVQRLADAIAGPFVYSIMTLSAATFAFWYYAGSHIFPDVLLNDIAGPDGDPLLLSLKLAVDVLVVSCPCALGLATPTAILVGTSLGARQGLLIRGGDVLERLANVDRIAFDKTGTLTEGKPTVSSVSSFTYDESEILQIAAAVERTAIHPIAQAIVKKAELLNLVLPETRGQLVEPGFGTLAEVNGRLVAVGKLEWVNERFQIKASPSDLMALEHAVMRQSSSPSNYSKTAIYVGREGEGVIGAIGMSDSLRFDAESTVSRLQRKGIKTILISGDREEAVATIAKTVGIEHEFVNASLTPQQKSRVISTLQTAGHHIAMVGDGINDAPSLALADVGIALQTEAQETAASDAASIILLGNRLSQVVDALDLAQATMAKVYQNLSWAVAYNIVAIPIAAGVLLPQYDLAMTPSFSGGLMALSSIFVVTNSLLLRLHGSEKSWKNSIAKISQMPAGPG
- the LOC105773318 gene encoding copper-transporting ATPase PAA2, chloroplastic isoform X2 produces the protein MAMAGDLLRLSVLNRPKLSFSNGAKLKADRFGLLKRCPRGRFHCRPRSTPGFVLFSSLETRLESEESSIQPVGQKLKDPSVLLDVNGMMCGGCVSRVKSVISSDERVESVVVNLLTETAAIKLKREVMERETVESVAESIAQRVSECGFMAKRRVSGIGIAENMRKWKEMLKKKEELLVKSRNRVAFAWTLVALCCGAHASHILHSLGIHFGHGSFLEVLHNSYVKGGLALTALLGPGRDLLVDGLLAFKKGSPNMNSLVGFGSIAAFIISAVSLLNPGLEWDASFFDEPVMLLGFVLLGRSLEEKARIRASSDMNELLSLISTRSRLVITSSDTDSSADSVLSSDAICIEVPSDDIRVGDSVLVLPGETIPVDGKVLTGRSVVDESMLTGESLPVFKEKGLTVSAGTINWDGPLRIGATSTGSNSTIAKIVRMVEDAQGQEAPVQRLADAIAGPFVYSIMTLSAATFAFWYYAGSHIFPDVLLNDIAGPDGDPLLLSLKLAVDVLVVSCPCALGLATPTAILVGTSLGARQGLLIRGGDVLERLANVDRIAFDKTGTLTEGKPTVSSVSSFTYDESEILQIAAAVERTAIHPIAQAIVKKAELLNLVLPETRGQLVEPGFGTLAEVNGRLVAVGKLEWVNERFQIKASPSDLMALEHAVMRQSSSPSNYSKTAIYVGREGEGVIGAIGMSDSLRFDAESTVSRLQRKGIKTILISGDREEAVATIAKTVGIEHEFVNASLTPQQKSRVISTLQTAGHHIAMGMALMMHHPWPLRMWGLLYRLKHKKLQPRMQHLLYFLATDSHR